ATGGGAAAGTGGAACAGATACCGGACTTTTACTGCTTACATATTTTGCCAAGGCGTCGGCTAGTTTTATTGCTCCTGCATGTTCAATTAAATATCCAAGTCGTTGTGACCACGCGATTGGCGACAGGCCAGCGATGCGAACCAGTTCTTTGGCATTCAAGGATTCAGCCAGTTCGGTCAAAACCGTTGCCGAGTTATCAAGACCTCCTGCATGATGAGGATAACCTGCAAGATCAAAAGCAGTGGCCTCAGGGCTTGAAACTCTCAAATATCCGCGAGGAGTTTTGAAATCCTGAGTAGGAATTACAGAAACATTTTTCCGGGTAATGAAGTCGACTCGTACACCTCCGCAGGCGATTCCAGGACGAGATCGCTGCACCACAACTTGAAAAACTTGAGGGAGATGATGAGCAGCACCGTGGTATTCAGCAGCGGTGAGTAGTCCGACATAATAGGGCTCTTCCAGATGAGCCATCAAGGCAGGGATGAAGTGATTGGCGGGTAGGCATCCCAGGTTCCTGAATTCGGGGGTTACGATCACATAGAAACCTCGAAACGGCATAGCAATCTCACCCTTGTGACGCAAACGGCGCAGCGCCGCACGGGTAGCAATGACGCTGGTGCCTTGCGTCTGGGCCGCCTCAACTCCAGTGAAACAATAAGTCCCCTGTGCAAGCAGATCATCAATGTAGTGCGAAATTGCCATGCGCATTTAGTACAGCAAATAAACATTAAAAGCAACAAGAACTGTTGTTTTTTTTGCTTAATTGTATAGTAAATGAGGTCTCATATTTTGATCGAAACTTGGAGAGTTACCGAGATTAACATGGAAGTTAAACCATCACAGAAAAAGAGGATACCAGGGTCAGCCGGGAACGGTTGTATGAAGAGGTCTGGGCGGAGCCAATGACCACTGTCGCCTTGATACAAGGTGTCGTCGAGCTTCCTTGCCTGTATCTGTACACGCCTGAATGTTCTCCGACCCAAAAGAGGTTACTGGGCAAAGCTTGTCGTTGGCAAAGTATCCAAGCGACCGCCGTTACCTGAAGCTGAACCTGGCTATGAATTGAACTTTCTCACTCCATATTTTTCAATCTGAAAAAGTCAAGCTCAGCTATTTGCTTGAATTTGTCATGGATAGGCCCATGAAATTCACGTAGATATTTTGCAACCGCTTCGTTGCCGAGCATACTTTTCAGATATGCCTGCATAGATGTCATGTCGATCATTGCTGTACCGTACTGCTCCTTCAATGAGCCTATTTCCATGGACAGGGCAAGACTCTCTTCCTCAAGGCGAACCTGGCGGGCCAGTATCGCCGGAGTCT
The nucleotide sequence above comes from Geobacter benzoatilyticus. Encoded proteins:
- a CDS encoding type IV toxin-antitoxin system AbiEi family antitoxin codes for the protein MAISHYIDDLLAQGTYCFTGVEAAQTQGTSVIATRAALRRLRHKGEIAMPFRGFYVIVTPEFRNLGCLPANHFIPALMAHLEEPYYVGLLTAAEYHGAAHHLPQVFQVVVQRSRPGIACGGVRVDFITRKNVSVIPTQDFKTPRGYLRVSSPEATAFDLAGYPHHAGGLDNSATVLTELAESLNAKELVRIAGLSPIAWSQRLGYLIEHAGAIKLADALAKYVSSKSPVSVPLSHSVTYKGVKLDRRWRLYPNETVTSEI